A single Pan troglodytes isolate AG18354 chromosome 19, NHGRI_mPanTro3-v2.0_pri, whole genome shotgun sequence DNA region contains:
- the KRTAP9-2 gene encoding keratin-associated protein 9-2: MTHCCSPCCQPTCCRTTCCRTTCWKPTTVTTCSSTPCCQPTCCVSSCCQPCCCPTCCQNTCCRTTCCQPTCVTSCYQPSCCSTPCCQPTCCGSSCCGQTSCGQSSSCTPVYCRRTCYYPTNVCLPGCLNQSCGSSCCQPCCHPACCETTCCRTTCFQPTCVSSCCQPSCC, from the coding sequence ATGACCCACTGTTGCTCCCCTTGCTGTCAGCCTACATGCTGCAGGACCACCTGCTGCAGGACCACCTGCTGGAAGCCCACCACTGTGACCACCTGCAGCAGCACACCCTGCTGCCAGCCCACCTGCTGTGTGTCCAGCTGCtgccagccttgctgctgcccaACTTGCTGCCAAAACACCTGCTGTAGGACCACCTGCTGCCAGCCCACCTGTGTGACCAGCTGCTACCAGCCTTCCTGCTGCAGCACACCCTGCTGCCAGCCCACCTGCTGTGGGTCCAGCTGCTGTGGCCAAACCAGCTGTGGCCAGAGCAGCTCCTGTACACCTGTGTACTGCAGAAGAACCTGCTACTACCCCACGAATGTCTGCCTGCCTGGTTGCCTAAACCAGAGCTGTGGCTCCAGCTGCTGCCAGCCCTGCTGCCACCCAGCCTGCTGTGAGACCACCTGCTGCAGGACCACTTGCTTCCAGCCCACCTGTGTGTCCAGCTGTTGCCAGCCTTCTTGCTGCTGA
- the KRTAP9-1 gene encoding keratin-associated protein 9-1, whose product MTHCCSPCCQPTCCRTTCCRTTCWQPTTVTTCSSTPCCQPSCCVPSCCQPCCRPTCCQNTCCRTTCCHPTCVTSCCQPSCCSTPCCQPTCCGSSCCGQTSCGSSCCQPICGSSCCQPCCHPTCYQTTCFRTTCCQPTCCQPTCCRNTSCQPTCCGSSCCRPSCGSSCCQPCCHPTCCQTICRSTCCQPSCVTSCCSTPCCQPTCGGSSCCSQTCNESSYCLPCCRPTCCQTTCYRTTCCRPSCCCSPCCVSSCCQPSCC is encoded by the coding sequence ATGACCCACTGCTGTTCCCCTTGCTGTCAGCCTACATGCTGCAGGACCACCTGCTGCAGGACCACCTGCTGGCAGCCCACCACTGTGACCACCTGCAGCAGCACACCCTGCTGCCAGCCCTCCTGCTGTGTGCCCAGCTGCtgccagccttgctgccgcccaACTTGCTGTCAAAACACCTGCTGCAGGACCACCTGCTGCCATCCCACTTGTGTGACCAGCTGCTGCCAGCCTTCCTGCTGCAGCACACCCTGCTGCCAGCCCACCTGCTGTGGGTCCAGCTGCTGTGGCCAAACCAGCTGTGGGTCCAGCTGCTGTCAGCCTATTTGTGGGTCCAGTTGCTGTCAGCCTTGCTGTCACCCGACTTGCTATCAAACTACCTGCTTCAGGACCACCTGCTGCCAGCCTACCTGCTGCCAGCCCACCTGCTGCAGGAACACCTCTTGCCAGCCCACCTGCTGTGGGTCCAGCTGCTGCCGGCCTAGCTGTGGGTCCAGCTGCtgccagccttgctgccacccaACATGCTGTCAAACCATTTGTAGATCCACCTGCTGCCAACCATCCTGTGTGACCAGCTGCTGCAGCACACCCTGTTGCCAGCCAACCTGTGGTGGGTCCAGCTGCTGTAGCCAAACCTGCAATGAGTCCAGCTATTGTCTGCCTTGCTGCCGTCCCACCTGCTGCCAGACCACCTGCTACAGGACCACCTGTTGCCGCCCCAGCTGTTGCTGCAGTCCTTGCTGTGTCTCCAGCTGCTGCCAGCCTTCCTGCTGCTAA
- the LOC101059400 gene encoding keratin-associated protein 4-1 isoform X1: MVNSCCGSVCSDQGCDQGLCQETCCRPSCCQTTCCCPSCVVSSCCRPSCSQTTCCQTTCCRPSCCRPVCCQTTCRPSCGVCGVSSCCRPLCCQTTCHPSCGVSSCCRPLCCQTTCRPSCGVSSCCRPLCCQTTCCRTTCCRPSCCGSSC, translated from the exons ATGGTTAACTCTTGTTGTGGCTCTGTCTGCTCTGACCAGGGCTGTGATCAAGGCCTCTGCCAAGAGACCTGCTGCCGCCCCAGCTGCTGCCAGACCACCTGTTGCTGCCCCAGCTGTGTTGTATCCAGCTGCTGCCGCCCATCCTGCTCTCAGACTACCTGCTGCCAGACCACTTGCTGTCGCCCCAGCTGCTGCCGCCCAGTCTGTTGTCAGACCACCTGCCGCCCCAGCTGTGGTGT CTGTGGTGTGTCCAGCTGCTGCCGCCCACTCTGCTGTCAGACCACCTGCCACCCCAGCTGTGGTGTGTCCAGCTGCTGCCGTCCACTCTGCTGTCAGACCACCTGCCGCCCCAGCTGTGGTGTGTCCAGCTGCTGCCGTCCACTCTGCTGTCAGACCACCTGCTGCCGTACAACTTGCTGCCGCCCCAGCTGCTGTGGATCCTCTTGTTGA
- the LOC101059400 gene encoding keratin-associated protein 4-1 isoform X2, with the protein MVNSCCGSVCSDQGCDQGLCQETCCRPSCCQTTCCCPSCVVSSCCRPSCSQTTCCQTTCCRPSCCRPVCCQTTCRPSCGVCGVSSCCRPLCCQTTCRPSCGVSSCCRPLCCQTTCCRTTCCRPSCCGSSC; encoded by the exons ATGGTTAACTCTTGTTGTGGCTCTGTCTGCTCTGACCAGGGCTGTGATCAAGGCCTCTGCCAAGAGACCTGCTGCCGCCCCAGCTGCTGCCAGACCACCTGTTGCTGCCCCAGCTGTGTTGTATCCAGCTGCTGCCGCCCATCCTGCTCTCAGACTACCTGCTGCCAGACCACTTGCTGTCGCCCCAGCTGCTGCCGCCCAGTCTGTTGTCAGACCACCTGCCGCCCCAGCTGTGGTGT CTGTGGTGTGTCCAGCTGCTGCCGTCCACTCTGCTGTCAGACCACCTGCCGCCCCAGCTGTGGTGTGTCCAGCTGCTGCCGTCCACTCTGCTGTCAGACCACCTGCTGCCGTACAACTTGCTGCCGCCCCAGCTGCTGTGGATCCTCTTGTTGA